In the genome of Scylla paramamosain isolate STU-SP2022 chromosome 2, ASM3559412v1, whole genome shotgun sequence, the window AATGCCTTCACCAGGGTGTCTCAAACTGGGTGCTAATGCATCCTCTAGTGCCATGGGCAATGCCCCAAGGGCCACAAGATTATCATTAACTTTGTCTCAGCTAGATTGGCtcaatatatatttgtaaaaTAGTGTCTGCAGAAGTCCATCTATAATTAATCATCACTGTaagaaattcatgtttttcccaCTCAATCTACATTTATAACTCTTAAATTAATATAATGGTTATTCTACAGTTCTGTGTTTGTATATTTGAACATGTAAATTCAGTTCACTAGTAAAAGTAATCTAAACAGATAACTGTATGTAAAAACAAAACTGATGTGAGGTGGCATGACACAGAAAAGGTCAAAACTATTCTTGTGTTCGTGAATGCTCAAATACGCAAATGCTATTCGTATGCCTTCATttggaatgaaatgaaaataaatgactaTAGGTTTTGTGACTGGGCTTGTTTTTATAGAGGGGTGTTGACTGAGTGGTGTTGAAAAAGGGATGGACAAattgaaagtgaaggaaaaattgtggaaagagatgagagcaagttctgaaaaagaaaatgacatgtGGGTAAGACAGTGGATGTTTGGCGGCAGGAGACTCGAGAGTGCTTCATGGTTCCTGTTAAACAGCAAGACAGCAAGATGATCCTTGCCATAATAAAAGACTGCAGTCTCCCTGGCACTACTATTATGGACCAGAATAACAGAGCTATGAACACCAACAATATTGAGCAGCTGCAGAGAGAAGCAAAGAATAAAATGCCTCTCTATGGAAGAAAAcactttttcacatctttcTTCAAGAGGCCACTTTTCTGTACAACCCCTATAGTCCAAATCACCCAGAAAAGATACCTGCCGCCTCCAGTTTTTCATAATTCAGTGAGTATTTGGCAAACTGTTTTatatttagatattttggtattttaaaaattttactTAATTGTGTACTTTGACCCTGGCGCTAGGAGAAGCAATAGTACATACATGCCACCTTGCCTCCTGGCTAGGTTATAATGTCAAGGTAGGTTACGTTACATTaaatttgattaggttaggtttgaggTAAGGGGGGGTGTGTTGATGGGGGCATAGCACtcccattaggttaggttagattagggacTGTCGACAGGAACATAACGCccagttaggtcaggttaggttagattaagtcagGTTAATATAGATTATGGGGGATCAAGGAGGTGCAGCACCCCCATTAGGTTAGAATGGGTTAGAGTTAAGGGGGTGTTGAGGGGAACACAGCCCTctgttagattaagttagattacggGTGGGGGGGGGTATAGTTccatgttaggttaagtttaggaaACCATATTTTAGTCATATTTGCTTCCCAAACCCAAAAATCtccaaaaaaaaactacttttcacattttcttgaAAGCCAAATTTCACTCATTTTTGTGTTCACCCAAAAACCCAGCTTTCCTACCAGGTCCCCAAGTTTGTTGGGGCTGGAGAGGGATGATAAAATGATATATAAGGAGATCCTATTGGTAAGATTGCCTCCCCATAAAGAAAAGTCCTAATAGTTCACCAAGTTTGTGGATCATGTGtcaggaaataaaggaaggttgAAGGTTGAGGTATTGTCCAAAACTGAGGTAAAAttttactctttcaccagtCTCTCTACTCTGGACAAAACTATTTCATTCAGGCAAGTTTTGGGCTGTTTTAAATTAGTGTGTTTTTCCAAAaatcattagtttttatttttcaccccATGACCCCCATTTCCCCAAGAAACTAATGACATGCAATTGAAattggtaattgtctagagtccttaccgggccttattactggtctattcacttcaattcttttacacataccttcacatgcacctaaaacatcattttaaagtgggggacaaatgcccccttccctctagtccagcaaaattggggacatgtgggaaggcggggtttttgggtgggggagacataaatcagcgagcgattttcggccaggttaggttaggttaggttaggttaggttaggttaggtaaggttaggttaggttaggttaggttaggttagggtaggttaggttaggttaggttaggtaaggttaggttaggttaggttaggttaggttaggttaggttaggttaacctaacctaacctaacctaacctaacataacctaacctaacctaacctaacctaacctaacctggccgaaaatcgctcgctgatttatgtctcccccacccaaaaaccccgccttcccacatgtccccaattttgctggactagagggaagggggcatttgtcccccactttaaaatgatgttttaggtgcatgtgaaggtatgtgtaaaagaattgaagtgaatagaccagtaataaggcccggtaaggactctagacaattaccttGAAATTAAATACTgattaatacaaaacagactgaaatctaaaaaaaaaaaaaaaaaaaagtgacattctCAAGTAACAGCAATAACACTCCTCCTTGCCTGGGAGGTCTGGCTGTCAGCCAGCTGTCacgcaccactaccacctaacctaaccaaccaaaCTAACTTGACCCAACTAAAccaaccaacctaacctaaccaaactaacctatcctaaccgaACTAATTTGCGGTGTATAtatgggacaaaaaaaaaaaaaacttaaattgaGAAGCTGTCTGACGAGGATAAAAGCCATGTTAAGActggtgaaagagaaaaataatagcaaaactAGAGAATTGTTTGCAATTTTCATATCAGAAATGTCTTCGTTGCAATAAGGGAAGGTTAATAGGGCGAATCTTTACACACATAACCAGCTATGTCGTCGTCCCAGCTCCTTCTGCTGTGCTGCGAATAACATGCCTGCTGGTGGGACAAAACGTGAGATAAGGCATAGTGAGCGCCATGATAGTCTAGCCTTACAAAACTCAGGGTGGGTTTCCTGGGCGGATCGCTGTGGGGTTGATCGCCTCCCGCCGCCGAGCCCGAGCCCGAGCCTGCGCCCGCCACTTTGGGATCCTCCTGCTTCTTCCGCTGGTCCTCTTGCATCTTCTTGAACATCTCCATAAAGGAACCATCGTTACGGAATACATTAGTCGTCTGTTGTTTAGAATCATCTTGGCTGTTCGAGTCCTCGCGGCTGTCCGAGCTAGAGTACTGCTGACTGCCGACGTCCGCCATGTTTACATCTGATCCTGCTGCCTCATAAGCTTAACCACCAGAAAATATCTACCTATGTGAAATCCTACTATTTCATCTCCCcgaaaagcaaataaaatcatacaaaaatgtccattattttttttcatttataaaaaATATGTGATATTTAGAAAGTCAATAAGTACATACAAGGAACTCTATTTCAGATTATCCTCTTTGAGAAAGTCGTCTCTTTTCATCATATCTCTAAGCTAGTGATCACGTTATATGTAATGCCAAATTAATCTGAAATGTTGATCGCTTTTTTATTACGTGAATCTCGAGTACTGTAATGATATATCGCTAGAACAAGAATCGATACAATAATCCCCGTTATTTCGTCGGTGCCAGTGGGTTGCGCGGGATGTTCATTGATGTATTATTGACAATTCTTATTTAGCTTGCAGTTTTCATTGCTACTATGATTATTACAGTacggtgcagagagagagagagagagagagagagagagagagagagagagagagagagagagagagagtgtgtgtgtgtgtgtgtgtgtgtgtgtgtgtgccagggaaaaaaaaaaaaagtcactgtaGTGCTCCTGGTATGGGTTTGATCACAGGCAAGGGTGCCTATAGCTCTCATGGTAAATTCATCACATCTTCAGATCAATCTGTGTTTCCGTAATATACCAAGCTGACAAGTGGTAAAGACTCTTGTTGCGACTTGTGAGCTAGAATACATGATTTCCTCCATAtagacagaagagagaaaagtttgaATGTGCTttcaatgaaaattaaaaattcTGTTCCATTAAGGAAAACCAAATCCTATCTTGGTGGTCACTTCATTATTTCCAATCTCTGGTGACCTGCTGGAAAAGCTTGCTACTCTGACGGTCCTGACACAAGTGTGATCCTGGTTGAGGATGCTTTCGAGATGAATTTATCTCATTTTCAGATAATTTTCTCAATGTTTCCATTACATTTACATGATATACCAAATCCGTCATATAGACCAGTGTGATCCAACTGCGGCCCGCTGGTCACAAGTGGCCTGCCAGTTGATTAATATGAGGGGGCGCACTCCTCCCTCttgctttatttcctttctctcttccctttttccttcttcctttgtttatttttgtatttcattatatatatatatatatatatatatatatatatatatatatatatatatatatatatatatatatatatatatatatatatatatatatatatatatatatatatatattgcaaaaaACGAAACTTTTGTcgtgttttctgtttatttattcttcttccttttctctctccctcttcctcctcctccttttctttcctacatcTTCACAATATGGGAatattcacgaaaaaaaaaaaaaaaaaaaaaaaaaaaaaaaaatatatatatatatatatatatatatatatatatatatatatatatatatatatatatatatatatatatatatatactggctattatgcgtgtgagtgtgtgttgtaACGACCAGACTAGAGGTTATATCAGGGAGTTGAGGTTGAGAGCGGGGATGTCAGGAGTATATCACATAGGGAGTGGGGAGGCGAGGAAGTATATTACATAGTGGGTGGGGAAAGGGGTGTGAGGAAGCTAGGATGTTTACATTAATTGAcaaatttttttgataatatgtCAACTTTGCCggcattctgtgtgtgtgtgcgcgtgtgtgtgtgttcgctggGCGGAACAGTAACGGCAGGTGGTGCTAAGAGAGGGCGGCACGTTTTGGTCggcactggtcagtcttgccacACATTAGTGACCAATGTTTCCACATTCCCGGCAGCATCTTCCTGCACCAGCCAGCACCAGAGAAGCACGACTACTTACGGTGAGTACAGTGATGAAAGATTTGCCTCATTCAGCCTTACCGCCTTCACCGTAACACCCTCCTTCCCCGGgctgtactgtttttttttttttttttttttttaagctgtgTATTTAAGGTGTATTATTCGTTATTTGGGAATTCTTTGAgattattagtttatttttattttttttcttagtctgAGTTTGGAAACATGTCCGTCTGTTAGATTTGTCACTCCATGGAGTGGCACGGGTCTTAACTCCCTTAAAGGTGGCCCACATTGGAAACAGGTGGAAATTTACCCAAATATTGAAGGGTCGTTAATATGTAAACAACCTGTCAGCAAAGGTAGAGGTAGTTCATCCATATTATCATCCACTGTCTGCTTTATCTCTCACATATTGCAAGCCAACAATGCCCAAAATGGAGCCGCATGTCTAGCTGAGTGGAGTGAcacggggagggaggaggcaggaaggggcaGGAGGTGGGATAAGAGGCGGATAAAGTTATATATCTTGAAGTAGTgggccacgcacacacacacacacacacacacacacaagttcatAATAAGTGGAGGAGTGGCAGCCATCTTTGTTTTCAGGTGAAGTCCCCACAGTAGCCATGATGATTTGTCAGTCTGGCCCGATTCCAGTATTATTTCTAGTTCCTTAACGTATATAATTTAGCTTATAAGTATATTTTTGTGGTTTCAGAAAATATTTAGTGATATTTTGATTGCTTTCTATATGTGTGTTAGGGAAAGTAGGTTAAGTATGAGGTTGTTTGTGtctaaataacttttttt includes:
- the LOC135108617 gene encoding telomerase RNA component interacting RNase-like encodes the protein MADVGSQQYSSSDSREDSNSQDDSKQQTTNVFRNDGSFMEMFKKMQEDQRKKQEDPKVAGAGSGSGSAAGGDQPHSDPPRKPTLSFVGKRRGGRILATGMVKKQRREAVSEEPKPVEGGKTDAWSQYMSEVRKYKEQSCEEEGKRRPLVK